Proteins from a genomic interval of Mycolicibacterium grossiae:
- a CDS encoding L,D-transpeptidase: MSPHRRTIAVLALAGTLLMIGVLGGVVGLGLVRCADCGPAVDADGPAQKAPPSPAVLSISPGPGSAEVDPLAPISVSATDGELVDVEMRNEQGTRIEGITTPDRTAWKPGVPLGYGRNYTLSATAVGADGIARRADSRFSTLTPGNQTAVTLTTTGGAPIRDGGTYGVGTVVVARFDEPIADRAAAERRMTVTTTPPVPGSWYWLDDQTAHWRPPQYFTPGTTVTVAADVYGVPLGDGLYGQQDTRVGFTIGDAHVSIADDLTKQVSVYDNGALVRTMPTSMGMGGSETVNGQTISFWTQRGTYTVMDKANPVVMDSSTFGLPVNSRLGYKESISFATRISTDGVYLHQLDSTVWAQGNTNVSHGCLNLNADNAQWFYDFSQPGDVVEVRNTGGEPLQVWQNGDWSLPWDQWVQGSALP, encoded by the coding sequence ATGTCACCGCACCGCCGAACGATCGCGGTGCTGGCCCTGGCCGGCACACTGCTGATGATCGGCGTCCTGGGGGGCGTGGTCGGCCTCGGGCTCGTGCGCTGCGCCGACTGCGGCCCTGCGGTGGACGCCGACGGGCCGGCGCAGAAGGCGCCGCCCTCGCCGGCGGTGCTCAGCATCTCGCCGGGACCCGGCAGCGCCGAGGTCGACCCGTTGGCGCCGATCAGCGTGTCGGCCACCGACGGAGAACTCGTGGACGTGGAGATGCGCAACGAACAGGGCACCCGCATCGAGGGCATCACCACACCCGACCGCACCGCGTGGAAACCGGGCGTCCCCCTCGGATACGGCCGCAACTACACGCTCAGCGCCACCGCTGTGGGCGCCGACGGGATCGCGCGCCGCGCCGATTCGCGATTCTCCACACTGACGCCGGGCAACCAGACCGCCGTCACGCTGACCACGACCGGCGGCGCACCGATCCGAGACGGCGGCACCTACGGCGTGGGCACCGTGGTGGTCGCCCGCTTCGACGAGCCCATCGCCGACAGGGCCGCCGCCGAACGCCGGATGACCGTCACCACCACACCGCCGGTGCCGGGATCGTGGTACTGGCTCGACGACCAGACTGCGCACTGGCGGCCCCCGCAGTACTTCACGCCGGGCACGACGGTCACCGTGGCCGCCGACGTCTACGGCGTCCCGCTCGGCGACGGACTCTACGGTCAGCAGGACACTCGGGTCGGCTTCACCATCGGCGACGCCCACGTCTCGATCGCCGACGACCTGACCAAGCAGGTCAGCGTGTACGACAACGGTGCACTGGTGCGCACCATGCCCACCTCGATGGGCATGGGCGGCAGCGAGACGGTCAACGGCCAGACCATCTCCTTCTGGACCCAACGCGGCACCTACACCGTGATGGACAAGGCCAACCCCGTGGTGATGGACTCCTCGACGTTCGGGCTGCCGGTCAACTCACGACTGGGGTACAAGGAGTCGATCAGCTTCGCGACGCGGATCAGCACCGACGGGGTGTACCTGCACCAGCTCGACAGCACCGTGTGGGCACAGGGCAACACCAACGTCTCGCACGGCTGCCTGAACCTCAACGCCGACAACGCCCAGTGGTTCTACGACTTCTCGCAGCCCGGCGACGTCGTGGAGGTCCGCAACACCGGCGGAGAGCCGCTGCAGGTGTGGCAGAACGGCGACTGGAGCCTGCCGTGGGATCAGTGGGTGCAGGGCAGTGCACTGCCCTGA
- a CDS encoding TlpA family protein disulfide reductase, which yields MVPVRSLAVLAVAVAAITALIVGLFWAAEPASSPTSGAAGVAARAHPTRDEGGAPPCPAAAITDPVPALSGVSARCLGAPGPVDVGAVVAGPPTLLNLWASWCAPCREEMPVLDAYAATPDAVRVIGVNVTDRPDAAAALMRDLKIRYPSLTDADDVQRALGTPPLLPLSYLVTGDGAVRRLQDVLVFGDPAQVRTSVAAALRDGGIR from the coding sequence ATGGTGCCGGTGCGGTCGCTGGCCGTCCTCGCCGTTGCCGTTGCCGCAATCACGGCGTTGATCGTCGGTCTGTTCTGGGCGGCGGAGCCGGCGTCATCGCCGACATCGGGCGCGGCCGGTGTCGCCGCGCGAGCACACCCGACCCGCGACGAGGGCGGTGCGCCGCCGTGCCCGGCGGCCGCGATCACCGACCCGGTGCCCGCCCTGTCCGGCGTGAGCGCCCGGTGCCTGGGCGCGCCCGGTCCGGTCGACGTGGGTGCGGTCGTCGCCGGGCCGCCGACGCTGCTCAACCTCTGGGCGTCGTGGTGTGCGCCGTGTCGCGAGGAGATGCCGGTGCTCGACGCGTACGCCGCGACCCCCGACGCGGTGCGGGTGATCGGTGTGAACGTGACCGATCGGCCCGACGCGGCGGCGGCGTTGATGCGCGATCTCAAGATTCGTTACCCGTCGCTGACCGACGCCGACGACGTGCAACGCGCCCTGGGCACGCCACCGCTGCTGCCGTTGAGCTATCTGGTGACCGGTGACGGCGCGGTGCGACGACTGCAGGACGTTCTCGTCTTCGGTGACCCCGCGCAGGTCCGCACGTCGGTTGCTGCGGCGTTGCGCGACGGGGGTATTCGATGA
- a CDS encoding BlaI/MecI/CopY family transcriptional regulator, which produces MTAGAAHPVGSAPSRPRRPRQGLGELESRIMDLVWSSEEGVRVRDVLGGLSSARQPAYTTVMTVMDNLHRKGWLIRERDGRAYRYRAKRSRLQVATDALRELLADSGDPAAALLHFAREATDAETRALTRGLNERRATR; this is translated from the coding sequence ATGACCGCCGGTGCGGCGCACCCCGTCGGCTCGGCACCGTCGAGGCCGCGTCGGCCGCGGCAGGGGCTGGGGGAGTTGGAGTCCCGCATCATGGACCTGGTGTGGAGTAGCGAGGAGGGGGTGCGGGTCCGCGACGTCCTGGGCGGGTTGTCGTCGGCGCGGCAGCCCGCCTACACCACCGTCATGACGGTCATGGACAACCTGCACCGGAAGGGCTGGCTGATCAGAGAACGCGACGGACGGGCCTATCGGTATCGCGCCAAACGCAGCCGCCTGCAGGTGGCCACGGACGCGCTGCGAGAGCTGTTGGCCGACAGCGGCGATCCGGCGGCGGCCCTGTTGCACTTTGCGCGTGAGGCCACCGACGCGGAGACCCGCGCGTTGACGCGAGGCTTGAACGAACGGCGGGCCACCCGATGA
- a CDS encoding M56 family metallopeptidase yields the protein MTGIVWWSVVGLAMAALSPSALRWLTRRGADAGMLLMAWAVLVCLTVFAVALPGLAELIHRCWLALHTGPPGGLDTAVGVISGGLIGFAAVSGGWRLASTGRYRRRLHARHAELAWVLHGGAPRGDGVLWLPTSEQHAYSLAGDPPLVVLSTGVRECLDDAAVRAVVAHERAHLQRRHHLLIAVAHAVSAGLWWLPLTRQSPSLVRTLVELDADAHAARVHGNRPLRRALLRLQDAQAPAAALGVSGDCVHLRLQRLSGRHRPRATRFSGPAAGGTAMLLATTAVIVVAVLTTALASCTAV from the coding sequence ATGACCGGCATCGTGTGGTGGTCGGTGGTGGGCCTGGCGATGGCGGCGTTGTCGCCGTCGGCGCTGCGCTGGCTGACCCGCCGCGGCGCCGACGCCGGGATGCTGCTGATGGCGTGGGCGGTATTGGTGTGTCTCACGGTGTTCGCCGTCGCGCTGCCGGGGCTGGCCGAACTGATTCACCGGTGCTGGCTGGCGTTGCACACCGGCCCGCCAGGCGGCCTCGACACGGCCGTCGGGGTGATCAGCGGCGGGCTCATCGGCTTCGCCGCGGTGAGCGGCGGATGGCGACTGGCCAGCACGGGCCGCTACCGCCGACGCCTGCACGCCCGGCACGCCGAACTGGCGTGGGTACTGCACGGCGGCGCGCCCCGCGGCGACGGGGTGCTGTGGCTGCCCACCTCCGAGCAGCACGCCTACAGCCTGGCCGGTGACCCGCCGCTGGTGGTGCTGAGTACCGGTGTGCGCGAGTGCCTCGACGACGCCGCGGTGCGCGCGGTGGTGGCCCACGAACGGGCCCACCTGCAGCGGCGCCACCATCTACTGATCGCGGTGGCCCACGCCGTCTCCGCGGGACTGTGGTGGCTGCCGCTGACCCGGCAGTCCCCGTCGTTGGTGCGCACTCTGGTCGAACTGGACGCCGACGCCCACGCCGCACGGGTCCACGGGAACCGTCCGCTGCGCCGTGCCCTGCTGAGGTTGCAGGATGCGCAGGCGCCCGCGGCCGCGCTGGGCGTCTCCGGCGACTGCGTGCACCTGAGGTTGCAACGCCTGTCGGGCCGGCATCGCCCGCGCGCCACACGGTTCAGCGGGCCGGCCGCCGGGGGCACCGCGATGCTGCTGGCCACGACGGCGGTGATCGTGGTGGCGGTGCTGACCACCGCCCTGGCGTCGTGCACCGCGGTTTGA
- a CDS encoding BlaI/MecI/CopY family transcriptional regulator, which translates to MRVRGFGELEAAVMDRVWDHDPYTVTVREIFEEMAGERRIAYTTVMSTMDNLHTKGWLERERDGRAYRYWAVLTREEHTARLMREALDGGGRSELVLNHFIEQIGPEESEGLRSALRRLSRRSARAKRQ; encoded by the coding sequence GTGAGGGTTCGAGGGTTCGGCGAGCTGGAGGCCGCGGTGATGGATCGGGTGTGGGATCACGATCCCTACACCGTCACCGTGCGCGAGATCTTCGAGGAGATGGCCGGGGAGCGGCGCATCGCCTACACCACGGTGATGTCGACGATGGACAACCTGCACACCAAGGGTTGGCTGGAGCGTGAGCGCGACGGCCGCGCCTACCGCTACTGGGCGGTGCTGACCCGCGAGGAGCACACCGCCCGATTGATGCGCGAGGCCCTCGACGGCGGCGGCCGCTCGGAACTGGTGCTCAACCACTTCATCGAACAGATCGGGCCCGAGGAGTCCGAGGGGTTGCGATCAGCCCTGCGCCGACTGTCGAGACGCTCCGCCAGGGCCAAACGCCAGTGA
- a CDS encoding M56 family metallopeptidase — protein sequence MSLAACLLLYSAAVVLLGPPALRALTRTGRAPRLGVATWLTAMVSVLATWLVSAVLIVVDEVAHWSRQHSFIDSCIELLCRVLAGRSGSAPRGVLLLGAGVVVAAVAVLAVRLTRTVARLRAQAHGHAHGIRLVGRPILEQGTFVVDADIRAAYCVAGKPSTIVVTSAAVSALDDHEMRAVLAHEWAHVRGHHLEVTILVRAVAAVLPRLALMRDGALEVTRLLEMCADDAAARRFGRHAVLGGLLTLAGAAPAGGLGAADVAVVSRAERLTSPPGAGACSLDAALAGTAAFIALAPLGVLTMAASGMFVCS from the coding sequence GTGAGTCTGGCCGCCTGCCTGCTGCTCTACAGCGCAGCGGTAGTCCTCTTGGGTCCGCCCGCGCTGCGGGCACTGACCAGAACGGGACGCGCACCCCGCCTGGGAGTGGCGACGTGGCTGACCGCGATGGTCAGCGTGCTCGCGACCTGGCTGGTCTCGGCGGTGCTGATCGTGGTTGACGAAGTCGCGCATTGGAGCCGGCAGCACTCCTTCATCGACTCGTGCATCGAACTGCTGTGCCGGGTCCTGGCGGGCCGGTCGGGAAGCGCACCGCGCGGGGTCCTGCTGCTCGGCGCGGGGGTCGTCGTCGCCGCCGTCGCGGTCCTCGCCGTACGGCTGACGCGCACCGTGGCGCGGCTGCGGGCGCAGGCTCACGGCCACGCCCACGGGATCCGCCTGGTGGGTCGACCGATCCTGGAACAGGGCACGTTCGTCGTCGACGCCGACATCCGCGCCGCCTACTGCGTGGCCGGCAAGCCGTCGACGATCGTGGTGACCAGTGCCGCGGTGTCGGCCCTCGACGACCACGAGATGCGGGCGGTGCTCGCCCACGAGTGGGCGCACGTCCGCGGACACCATCTCGAGGTGACCATTCTGGTGCGCGCGGTGGCCGCGGTGCTGCCGCGACTGGCGTTGATGCGCGACGGCGCACTGGAGGTCACCCGGCTGCTGGAGATGTGCGCCGATGACGCCGCGGCCCGACGTTTCGGACGGCACGCCGTTCTGGGCGGCTTGCTCACGCTGGCCGGGGCGGCGCCCGCCGGCGGGCTGGGCGCCGCCGACGTCGCCGTGGTCAGTCGCGCCGAGCGGTTGACGTCACCACCGGGTGCCGGCGCGTGCAGCCTCGACGCCGCACTCGCCGGTACCGCGGCGTTCATCGCTCTGGCACCGCTGGGCGTCCTGACCATGGCCGCGTCGGGGATGTTCGTCTGCAGCTGA
- a CDS encoding alpha/beta hydrolase-fold protein → MSIVCAHAIATAVGAQRASTRSDCGRAIHDERRTDDRRSSKHRHDNNWWVNTQQVKPTGSAAVGLPMAGSAALILAIQHPAQFGYAAALSGFLNPSEGWWPTLVGLAMGDAGGCKTVDMGAGQRPGVEAQRPHGQHRDLDCQRHPRRELQQRRRPRRRRRSAAGDNVPAKALEGLTVLTNRTFQDIYLTLGGRNGVFNLLPTGTHSWKYWGRQLQAMKPDLQRALGAQPPA, encoded by the coding sequence ATGAGCATCGTGTGCGCACACGCGATCGCGACCGCGGTCGGTGCGCAGCGCGCCTCAACTCGATCGGACTGCGGGCGCGCGATCCACGATGAGAGGCGCACCGATGACCGACGGTCGTCGAAACACCGACACGATAACAACTGGTGGGTGAATACTCAGCAGGTCAAGCCCACCGGAAGCGCGGCAGTCGGCCTGCCGATGGCAGGTTCGGCCGCGCTCATCCTCGCGATTCAACATCCCGCGCAGTTCGGCTACGCAGCCGCGCTGTCGGGGTTCCTCAACCCGTCCGAGGGCTGGTGGCCCACTCTGGTCGGTCTGGCGATGGGCGACGCCGGCGGATGCAAGACCGTCGACATGGGGGCCGGCCAGCGACCCGGCGTGGAAGCGCAACGACCCCATGGTCAACATCGCGACCTTGATTGCCAACGACACCCGCGTCGTGAACTACAGCAGCGACGGCGACCCCGCCGACGTCGACGGTCAGCCGCCGGCGACAACGTGCCCGCCAAAGCCCTTGAGGGGCTGACCGTGCTCACCAACCGAACTTTCCAAGACATCTACCTGACACTGGGTGGCAGGAACGGCGTGTTCAATCTACTGCCGACCGGAACGCACAGTTGGAAGTACTGGGGCCGGCAGCTGCAGGCGATGAAACCCGACCTGCAACGCGCCCTCGGCGCCCAACCCCCCGCATGA
- the lgt gene encoding prolipoprotein diacylglyceryl transferase — protein MTVSAYLPSPPQGVWHLGPFPVRAYALCIIAGIVVAVWIGQRRWTARGGVPGTVAEVAVWAVPFGVVGGRAYHVLTDWSTYFGDGGKGGLAALRIWGGGLGTWGAVALGGVGAWLGCRRRGIALPAFADAVAPGVVLAQAIGRVGNYFNQELYGGPTDLPWGLEILYRRDPSGRVGISLLDGTSTGQIALVVHPTFLYEALWSLVVFAALLYLDRRYDLGHGRLFAVYVAAYCLGRFWVELLRSDPATHLGPLRINTITATVVMVAALINIAKAPRGREHPAALGLASKSAP, from the coding sequence GTGACCGTGTCCGCCTACCTGCCGAGCCCGCCGCAGGGCGTGTGGCATCTGGGACCCTTTCCCGTGCGCGCCTACGCGTTGTGCATCATCGCCGGCATCGTCGTCGCCGTGTGGATCGGCCAGAGACGCTGGACCGCTCGAGGCGGCGTGCCCGGCACCGTCGCCGAGGTCGCCGTGTGGGCAGTGCCTTTCGGCGTCGTCGGCGGCAGGGCCTACCACGTCCTCACCGACTGGAGCACCTACTTCGGCGACGGCGGCAAGGGAGGACTGGCCGCGCTGCGCATCTGGGGCGGCGGCCTGGGCACATGGGGGGCGGTCGCGCTCGGCGGCGTGGGCGCCTGGCTGGGCTGTCGCCGGCGCGGCATCGCGCTACCGGCGTTTGCCGATGCGGTCGCGCCGGGTGTCGTCCTGGCTCAGGCGATCGGACGGGTCGGCAACTACTTTAATCAGGAACTCTACGGCGGACCCACGGACCTGCCCTGGGGCCTGGAAATCCTCTACCGGCGCGACCCCTCCGGCAGGGTCGGCATCAGCCTGCTCGACGGCACCTCCACCGGCCAGATCGCTCTGGTGGTGCACCCGACGTTCCTCTACGAGGCACTGTGGAGCCTGGTGGTCTTCGCTGCACTGCTCTACCTGGATCGTCGGTACGACCTCGGTCACGGACGGCTCTTCGCCGTCTACGTCGCCGCCTACTGTCTCGGGCGTTTCTGGGTGGAGTTGCTACGCAGTGACCCGGCGACGCATCTGGGCCCGCTGCGCATCAACACCATCACCGCGACCGTGGTGATGGTGGCGGCGCTGATCAATATCGCGAAGGCGCCACGGGGCCGCGAGCATCCCGCGGCGCTCGGATTGGCGTCGAAGTCGGCGCCGTGA
- a CDS encoding M23 family metallopeptidase, producing MTDTLTHFPPAGRPPPRVQPPAIADYGPSAREAQMSHGRRIDAPPSRPVAHTAHRAGLGAMSENAPCDGVDARIVPAAVSGRVFDHDFRVLHCRELDDDGDDDDDQRPLVLTPPADELSPGHGLPNRSARHRRRGRPRSPARHRRSTTRPIPARSLMAALAAGAVSAAAHAAVTAGSATGNPMGAPGAVAASADEGMQIVTLDAAPAASVLAEEFVHAVAFAQERAERESRLQRPLYASPTRGVLTSGFGTRWGVMHGGIDIANAIGTPINAPADGVVIAAGPVAGFGLWVKLRHNDGTVTLFGHIDRATVQTGQRVMAGDQVALMGNTGNSTGPHLHFEVHLAGDRQTDPLPWLAERGVALSALTG from the coding sequence GTGACCGACACGCTGACACACTTCCCGCCCGCCGGCCGGCCCCCGCCAAGGGTCCAGCCGCCGGCTATTGCCGATTACGGCCCCTCAGCCCGTGAAGCGCAGATGTCGCACGGGCGGCGCATCGACGCGCCACCGTCGCGACCGGTCGCTCACACCGCTCACCGCGCCGGCCTCGGCGCGATGAGCGAGAACGCGCCCTGCGACGGCGTCGATGCGCGGATCGTCCCCGCCGCCGTTTCGGGACGTGTGTTCGACCACGACTTCCGTGTCCTGCACTGCCGCGAGCTGGACGACGACGGCGACGACGACGACGACCAGCGTCCGCTCGTTCTTACACCACCGGCCGACGAGCTGTCTCCGGGCCACGGCTTACCGAACCGAAGCGCACGTCACCGGCGTCGGGGACGCCCCCGGTCGCCGGCGCGTCATCGCCGCTCAACGACGCGCCCGATCCCGGCCCGATCCTTGATGGCAGCTCTCGCCGCCGGTGCCGTTTCCGCCGCGGCGCACGCCGCGGTCACTGCGGGCAGCGCTACGGGCAACCCGATGGGCGCACCGGGAGCCGTCGCCGCCAGCGCTGATGAGGGCATGCAGATCGTCACCCTGGACGCCGCCCCGGCCGCGTCGGTGCTGGCCGAGGAGTTCGTCCACGCCGTCGCCTTCGCGCAGGAGCGTGCTGAGCGCGAGAGCCGCTTACAGCGACCGCTCTACGCGAGCCCGACGCGCGGCGTCTTGACCTCGGGTTTTGGGACACGGTGGGGAGTGATGCATGGCGGAATCGACATCGCCAACGCCATCGGCACGCCGATCAATGCCCCCGCCGACGGAGTGGTGATCGCTGCGGGCCCAGTCGCCGGCTTCGGCTTGTGGGTCAAGCTGCGCCACAACGATGGAACGGTCACCTTGTTCGGGCACATCGACCGTGCGACCGTGCAAACCGGCCAGCGCGTGATGGCCGGTGACCAGGTCGCGCTGATGGGCAACACCGGGAACTCCACCGGCCCCCACCTGCACTTCGAGGTCCACCTCGCCGGGGACCGACAAACGGACCCGTTGCCGTGGCTGGCCGAGCGCGGGGTCGCGCTCAGTGCGCTGACCGGTTAG
- a CDS encoding nitrogen regulation protein NR(II) has product MSDSGHIVAANDAFAALIGNPAARLAEMTCDRMFRDAVPGQSMVGFVGDRAEQVVLLEHADGHRVHAKMTRSVLLRRDESVALVAFTDVSELHWTEGRAQ; this is encoded by the coding sequence GTGAGCGACAGCGGACACATCGTCGCGGCCAACGACGCGTTCGCCGCGCTCATCGGGAACCCGGCGGCCCGGCTGGCCGAGATGACCTGCGATCGGATGTTCCGCGACGCCGTCCCCGGACAGTCGATGGTGGGTTTCGTCGGCGACCGAGCCGAGCAGGTGGTCCTGCTCGAACACGCCGACGGGCACAGGGTTCACGCCAAAATGACCCGGTCGGTGTTGCTGCGCCGCGACGAGTCCGTTGCGCTGGTGGCGTTCACCGACGTCAGCGAACTGCACTGGACCGAGGGACGCGCCCAATGA
- the lnt gene encoding apolipoprotein N-acyltransferase yields MTAGLLVSASFAPLDWWWSAIIGMGVLGWLLTRRVTTTSGALGCALVFGMAFYLPLLPWTGAFVGPAPYLALSTVCAVFPVAFAAVTRPLRGSVGWPLWWAACWVVVEWLKTLVPFGGFPWGVLAYGQTDGPLAAFARLGGAPLVSFATAWAGFSAAAMIGRARTVGRESRREAVIAAVSLIAIGLGALSIWPLVRQSAAPSAPSITVALVQGNVPRLGLDFNAQRRAVLDNHVTETLRLAEDVSAGRVAAPQIVFWPENSSDVNPLVDDDARRRITAAAAAIDAPILIGTVLRRPEWTPQTPATSNTMIVWNPGTGPAERHDKKIIQPFGEYLPWRNVFRHLSSYADRAGFFVPGSGNGIVHAAGVPVGVATCWEVVFDRAARDAVLAGAQMLVVPSNSATFTEQMSRQQLAFGRLRAIEHDRSVVVASTTGVSAVIAPDGRAVSTTAFNTSGYLVERIALRSGPAPATRWTPRIQRALSVLAVTVAAVSLVGRRSRRRPSRPLRTMRATRRHARSAPLRDAPPD; encoded by the coding sequence GTGACCGCGGGGCTGCTGGTGTCGGCGAGCTTCGCCCCGCTGGACTGGTGGTGGAGCGCGATCATCGGGATGGGCGTACTGGGGTGGCTGCTCACCCGGCGGGTCACGACCACGTCGGGCGCGCTCGGATGCGCACTGGTGTTCGGCATGGCGTTCTACCTGCCGCTGCTGCCGTGGACGGGCGCGTTCGTAGGCCCGGCGCCCTACCTGGCCCTCTCCACGGTGTGCGCGGTGTTCCCGGTGGCGTTCGCGGCCGTCACGCGTCCGCTTCGCGGGTCGGTGGGGTGGCCGCTGTGGTGGGCGGCGTGCTGGGTCGTCGTCGAGTGGCTCAAGACCCTGGTCCCCTTCGGCGGCTTCCCGTGGGGTGTGCTCGCCTACGGCCAGACCGACGGGCCGCTGGCCGCGTTCGCACGGTTGGGCGGCGCGCCGCTGGTGTCGTTCGCCACCGCGTGGGCCGGGTTCAGCGCGGCGGCGATGATCGGGCGGGCGCGCACCGTGGGCCGCGAGTCGCGACGTGAGGCGGTCATCGCTGCGGTGAGTCTGATCGCCATCGGCCTCGGCGCTTTGTCCATCTGGCCGCTGGTACGCCAATCCGCGGCACCGTCAGCGCCGTCGATCACCGTCGCCCTCGTCCAGGGCAACGTGCCCCGCCTCGGCCTGGACTTCAACGCCCAGCGCCGCGCCGTTCTCGACAACCACGTCACCGAGACGCTGCGCCTCGCCGAGGACGTGTCCGCGGGCCGCGTCGCAGCCCCGCAGATCGTGTTCTGGCCCGAGAACTCCTCCGACGTCAACCCCCTCGTCGACGACGACGCGCGCCGCCGCATCACCGCTGCGGCCGCGGCGATCGACGCGCCGATCCTCATCGGGACGGTGCTGCGACGCCCCGAGTGGACACCGCAGACCCCCGCCACGTCCAACACGATGATCGTGTGGAATCCGGGCACCGGCCCCGCCGAACGCCACGACAAGAAGATCATTCAGCCGTTCGGCGAATATTTGCCGTGGCGCAACGTGTTCCGCCACCTCTCGTCCTACGCCGACCGGGCCGGCTTCTTCGTCCCCGGCTCGGGAAACGGAATCGTGCACGCCGCGGGTGTACCCGTCGGGGTCGCCACCTGCTGGGAGGTCGTCTTCGACCGCGCCGCCCGCGACGCCGTCCTGGCCGGCGCCCAGATGCTGGTGGTGCCGTCCAACAGCGCCACCTTCACCGAGCAGATGAGCCGCCAGCAACTGGCATTCGGAAGATTGCGCGCCATCGAGCACGACCGCAGCGTCGTGGTGGCCAGCACCACCGGTGTCAGCGCGGTCATCGCACCCGACGGGCGCGCCGTGTCTACCACCGCATTCAACACGTCGGGCTATCTCGTCGAGCGGATTGCCCTGCGCAGCGGACCGGCACCGGCCACCCGATGGACTCCACGGATCCAGCGGGCGCTGTCGGTGCTCGCCGTCACCGTCGCGGCGGTCTCACTCGTCGGGCGCCGATCTCGCCGGCGTCCATCGCGGCCTCTGCGGACGATGCGTGCGACGCGACGACACGCACGGTCGGCCCCGCTGCGTGATGCGCCACCGGATTGA
- a CDS encoding transglycosylase family protein encodes MQSRRRLPMIVGVGATLVVAALTWGTSPARANAIDWDAVAQCESGGDWTISTGNGYSGGLQFSPATWAEHGGRGDPARASRSEQIRIAERVLRTQGLGAWPVCGPRGVDHTGAPRAPRLVGCEVLPANAFGLWDLRRLCQTLTTTIAPGGG; translated from the coding sequence ATGCAGTCTCGACGCAGGTTGCCGATGATCGTCGGCGTGGGGGCCACGCTCGTCGTGGCGGCGCTGACGTGGGGGACCTCCCCGGCTCGTGCGAACGCGATCGACTGGGATGCGGTCGCGCAGTGCGAGTCCGGCGGTGACTGGACGATCAGCACGGGCAACGGATACTCCGGCGGCCTGCAGTTCAGTCCCGCGACCTGGGCCGAGCACGGCGGCCGCGGTGACCCGGCGCGCGCCTCGCGCTCCGAGCAGATCCGGATCGCCGAACGCGTATTGCGCACCCAGGGCCTGGGCGCCTGGCCCGTGTGCGGACCGCGCGGCGTCGATCACACCGGAGCGCCTCGGGCACCCCGCCTCGTCGGGTGTGAGGTGTTGCCCGCCAACGCCTTCGGGCTGTGGGATCTTCGCCGGCTCTGTCAGACCCTCACGACGACCATCGCCCCCGGCGGCGGATGA